The genomic interval CTGGTTCAACAGCGTCCCCGTCCACACCATGGCCCCCCGGGTCCGCGAACAACTGCGCCGCGAGCGCTTCGGCTGGATCGCCTCCGATCCGGAGCTGGTCCCGGAGCTGACCGTCTGGGAGAACACCGCGCTGCCCCTGCTGCTGCGCGGTGTCTCGCACCGGGCCGCCAGGAAGGCGGCCGGAGAGTGGCTGGAGCGCCTGGACATCGCCGCCTTCGCCAAGAAGCGGCCGCACGCGCTCCTCCAGGCGCAGCGCCAGCGGGTCTCGGTGGCCCGCGCCCTGTGCGGCGCACCGACCGTGATCTTCGCCGACGAGCCCACCGCGACCCTCCACCGCGCGGACCGCACCCAGGTGCTGCGCACCCTCACCACGGCGGCCCGCTCGCACGGCATCACCGTCGTGCTGGCGACGCACGACGCCGAGGTCGCTGCGCTCGCCGACCGGGCCGTCCCGCTGCTGGACGGCCGCTGCGTCGCCACCGGTACCGTGCCCGCGAAGCCGGAAGCGGAGGGCCGCGCGGCGTGCTCGCTCTCCGTCTAGCCCGCGGGTCTCATCCCCTCGTCCTGGTCCGGCGGCTGCTGGTGGCCGCCGCCTCGGCCGGCGTCGGATTCCTCCTCCTGTGCGCCCTCGGGTACGCCGCCGCGCACCCCGCCTCCGCCGGTTCGGTGCTGCGGCTGCTGTGGTGCTTCGTCCCGCTGGCCGCCACCGTGCAGTTCGCCGTGGCGGTGGCCCGGGCCGACCCGAGCACCCGGCCCCGGCCGGGCCTCTCCTCCATGGGCCTCGGCCCGGTCCGGTTGTCCGCGCTGGCCGCGGTCTCCACGGCCGTCTCCACCACGCTCGGCTCCGTGGTGGCCCTGCTCTTCTTCCTGCATCTGCGCGGCGATCTCACCGGGATGCCGTTCGACGGGGGCGCCGCGGAGTTCCTCGGCGCGGGCAGCCCGCTGCCGCCGGCCGCCGCGCTGATGCTGCTGGCGCTCGTACCGGTGGCCGCGTCGACGGCGAGCGCGCTGGCCCTGCGGTCCCGGCCCGACCCGGCCCGGGACACCTTCGGCTCCGAGGAGCTGCCGGAGCCCGCACCGGCTCCGGCCGGGCTCCCCTGGGGCGTGGCGCTGACGGCTGCCGGACTCGCGGTCGAGGCGATCGCGTCACGGGGTGCCGCCGGGAGCGCGTTCCCGCTGCCCGGACGGTACGACTCCACCCCGGTGGCGGTACTGATCGGGTGGACGCTCACGGCGGTCGGCCTGGCGATGGCGGGGCCGAGCCTGACCTATCTGTGCGGGCGGGCGCTGCAAGCCGTGCGCCCCGGTGCCGTACGGCTGCTGGCGGGCCGGGTCCTGATGGACGAGGCGCGCCGGATCGGCCGCCCGCTCGGGGTCGTCTGCGCGGTGCTCTCCGCGGCGATCGCCGCTTCGGCGCTGTACGGGGGCGACGAGCGCCCGTACGGCCCGCTCACCGCACTCGGCGCGGTGCTGGTCCT from Streptomyces sp. CA-278952 carries:
- a CDS encoding ABC transporter ATP-binding protein, whose protein sequence is MVAPPDNDVIWARSLHHSHNGSPGLGGVSIGVRDAEILAVTGPRGSGKTTLLHCLSGRLVPQEGEVWFNSVPVHTMAPRVREQLRRERFGWIASDPELVPELTVWENTALPLLLRGVSHRAARKAAGEWLERLDIAAFAKKRPHALLQAQRQRVSVARALCGAPTVIFADEPTATLHRADRTQVLRTLTTAARSHGITVVLATHDAEVAALADRAVPLLDGRCVATGTVPAKPEAEGRAACSLSV